One stretch of Streptomyces sp. A2-16 DNA includes these proteins:
- a CDS encoding HAMP domain-containing sensor histidine kinase → MASTPAPPQAPPKPTWDPRRPAPQLPWLRPTIRIRLTLLYGGMFLIAGILLLSIIYLVAAQALNVGSKLPFEITSGNVTSDICNNLPSAGRADVMNKAINACVNAQRQHALDDLLSRSLLALLGLAIIAFAFGYAMAGRVLSPLGRILRTARAVAGSDLSRRIELDGPDDEIKELADTFDDMLERLERAFTAQQRFVGNASHELRTPLAINRTLLEVHLSDPGAPVELQQLGKTLLATNERSEQLVEGLLLLARSDNQIVERKPVDLAEVAEQAVDQVHGEAEAKGVAIRGEQKTAVVQGNGVLLERIALNLVQNAVRYNVPEGGWVEVTTEIQHGHAVLTVSNTGPVVPAYEVDNLFEPFKRLRGADRTGSDKGVGLGLSIVRSVARAHGGHITAQPREGGGLVMRVALPV, encoded by the coding sequence GTGGCCTCGACTCCCGCTCCTCCCCAGGCCCCTCCGAAGCCCACCTGGGACCCCCGGAGGCCGGCGCCGCAGCTGCCCTGGCTGCGCCCGACCATCCGCATAAGGCTGACCCTGCTCTACGGCGGCATGTTCCTGATCGCCGGCATCCTGCTGCTGTCGATCATCTACCTGGTCGCCGCCCAGGCACTGAACGTCGGCAGCAAACTGCCCTTCGAGATCACCTCGGGCAATGTCACCAGCGACATCTGCAACAACCTGCCGTCGGCAGGGCGGGCCGACGTCATGAACAAGGCCATCAACGCCTGCGTCAACGCCCAGCGCCAGCACGCCCTCGACGACCTCCTGAGCCGTTCCCTGCTGGCCCTGCTCGGCCTCGCGATCATCGCCTTCGCCTTCGGCTACGCGATGGCGGGCCGCGTCCTGTCGCCGCTGGGCCGGATCCTGCGCACCGCCCGCGCGGTGGCCGGCTCGGACCTCTCCCGCCGTATCGAGCTGGACGGCCCGGACGACGAGATCAAGGAACTGGCCGACACCTTCGACGACATGCTGGAACGCCTGGAGCGCGCCTTCACGGCCCAGCAGCGCTTCGTCGGCAACGCCTCGCACGAGCTGCGGACGCCGCTGGCGATCAACCGCACGCTCCTGGAGGTGCATCTGTCGGATCCGGGGGCACCCGTGGAGCTGCAACAGCTGGGCAAGACGCTGCTGGCCACCAACGAGCGCAGTGAACAGCTCGTGGAGGGCCTGCTGCTGCTCGCCCGCAGCGACAACCAGATCGTCGAGCGCAAGCCCGTGGACCTCGCCGAGGTCGCCGAGCAGGCGGTCGACCAGGTGCACGGCGAGGCGGAGGCCAAGGGCGTGGCGATCCGCGGCGAGCAGAAGACGGCGGTTGTCCAGGGCAACGGCGTCCTGCTGGAGCGGATCGCCCTGAACCTGGTGCAGAATGCCGTGCGCTACAACGTGCCCGAGGGCGGCTGGGTCGAGGTGACCACGGAGATCCAGCACGGCCACGCGGTGCTCACGGTGTCCAACACGGGCCCCGTGGTGCCGGCGTACGAGGTCGACAATCTCTTCGAGCCCTTCAAGCGACTGCGCGGCGCCGACCGCACGGGCAGCGACAAGGGTGTCGGTCTCGGTCTGTCCATCGTGCGGTCCGTGGCGCGGGCGCACGGCGGGCACATCACCGCTCAGCCGCGTGAAGGGGGTGGGCTCGTGATGCGAGTCGCCCTTCCCGTCTGA
- a CDS encoding DUF4193 domain-containing protein, with translation MATDYDTPRKTDDDVDSDSLEELKARRNDKSTSAVDVDEFEAAEGLELPGADLSNEELAVRVLPKQQDEFTCMSCFLVHHRSQLAREKNGQPICRDCD, from the coding sequence ATGGCAACGGATTACGACACCCCACGCAAGACCGACGACGACGTCGACTCGGACAGCCTTGAAGAGCTCAAGGCGCGTAGGAACGACAAGTCGACTTCCGCAGTGGACGTCGACGAGTTCGAGGCCGCCGAAGGCCTGGAGCTGCCCGGAGCGGACCTCTCGAACGAAGAGCTGGCCGTAAGGGTGCTTCCCAAGCAGCAGGACGAGTTCACCTGCATGAGCTGCTTCCTGGTGCACCACCGCAGCCAGCTGGCCCGGGAGAAGAACGGCCAGCCGATCTGCCGCGACTGCGACTGA
- a CDS encoding DUF3093 domain-containing protein: MQPSAAPYDERLTAPRSWWLISFLVGVSFALILLPFGTLPLLGGLVGGTAVAAVCASSYGSMRIRVVGDSLIAGEAKIPVSALGEAEILDPEEARAWRTYKADTRAFLLLRSYIPTALKVEVTDPADPTPYLYLSTREPERLAEALKSARTAAA; this comes from the coding sequence ATGCAGCCCTCCGCCGCCCCGTACGACGAACGCCTCACCGCCCCCCGCTCCTGGTGGCTGATCTCCTTCCTGGTCGGGGTCTCCTTCGCCCTGATCCTGCTCCCCTTCGGGACGCTTCCGCTGCTCGGCGGCCTGGTCGGCGGCACTGCCGTGGCGGCGGTCTGCGCCAGCTCCTACGGCTCGATGCGCATCCGCGTCGTCGGGGACTCCCTGATCGCCGGCGAGGCGAAGATCCCGGTGTCGGCGCTGGGCGAGGCGGAGATCCTGGACCCGGAGGAGGCCCGCGCCTGGCGGACCTACAAGGCCGACACCCGCGCCTTCCTGCTGCTGCGCTCCTACATCCCCACCGCGCTGAAGGTGGAGGTCACGGACCCGGCCGACCCGACGCCGTACCTGTATCTGTCGACGAGGGAGCCGGAGCGGCTGGCCGAGGCGCTGAAGTCGGCCCGCACGGCCGCCGCCTAG
- a CDS encoding PaaI family thioesterase: protein MSGTSPALKPPADATQPVRHPDAPAPGELLGAHYGQCFGCGGEQPHGLHLETRAGEGVSVTAEFTVRPAHQGAPGLAHGGVLATALDETLGSLNWLLRTIAVTGRLESDFVRPVPVGTVLHLEAEVTAVAGRKIYSTATGRIGGPEGPVAVRADALFIEVKVDHFIDNGRLEEIRAAMDDPDQVRRARAFEVNP, encoded by the coding sequence GTGAGTGGTACTTCCCCGGCTCTCAAGCCTCCCGCCGACGCGACGCAACCCGTGCGTCACCCGGACGCTCCCGCGCCCGGTGAGCTGCTCGGTGCGCACTACGGCCAGTGCTTCGGCTGTGGCGGCGAGCAGCCGCACGGGCTGCACCTGGAGACGCGGGCCGGCGAGGGGGTCTCGGTCACCGCCGAGTTCACCGTGCGCCCCGCCCATCAGGGTGCTCCCGGACTCGCCCACGGCGGTGTGCTCGCGACCGCTCTCGACGAGACCCTGGGCTCGCTCAACTGGCTGCTGCGCACGATCGCGGTGACCGGACGCCTGGAGAGCGACTTCGTGCGTCCGGTGCCGGTCGGCACGGTGCTGCACCTGGAGGCCGAGGTGACCGCGGTGGCCGGGCGGAAGATCTATTCGACCGCCACCGGCCGGATCGGCGGCCCCGAGGGGCCCGTCGCGGTCCGCGCGGACGCCCTGTTCATCGAGGTCAAGGTGGACCACTTCATCGACAACGGCCGCCTGGAGGAGATCCGGGCCGCCATGGACGACCCGGACCAGGTCCGGCGTGCCCGTGCCTTCGAGGTGAACCCGTGA
- the dut gene encoding dUTP diphosphatase yields MSRDPLNVLIRRVDPDVPLPSYAHPGDAGADLRTTESRELKPGERAVLPTGVSVALPEGYAAFVHPRSGLAARCGVALVNAPGTVDAGYRGEIKVIVVNLDPHESVRFERFDRIAQLVVQQVERVRFQEVAELPESARAEGGFGSTGGHAAVGDGGDTDDAAAVGGHTGGNRYASVVSDREGQ; encoded by the coding sequence GTGAGCCGTGATCCCCTGAACGTGCTGATCCGGCGCGTCGACCCCGACGTACCGCTTCCGTCGTACGCGCACCCCGGTGACGCGGGGGCCGATCTGCGGACGACCGAGAGCCGTGAACTCAAGCCGGGGGAGCGGGCCGTGCTGCCCACGGGGGTGTCTGTGGCGCTGCCGGAGGGGTACGCGGCCTTCGTGCACCCCCGATCCGGTCTCGCCGCCCGCTGCGGTGTCGCTCTCGTGAATGCCCCGGGGACGGTTGATGCCGGGTACCGTGGGGAGATCAAGGTGATCGTGGTGAATCTCGACCCGCACGAGTCGGTGCGGTTCGAGCGCTTCGACCGGATTGCCCAACTCGTCGTCCAGCAGGTCGAGAGGGTCCGCTTCCAGGAGGTGGCGGAGCTTCCCGAATCGGCGCGGGCCGAGGGGGGCTTCGGGTCCACCGGCGGTCACGCCGCCGTGGGCGACGGGGGCGATACAGACGATGCGGCCGCCGTGGGCGGTCATACGGGTGGGAATCGATACGCTTCGGTCGTATCCGACCGGGAAGGACAGTGA
- a CDS encoding DUF3710 domain-containing protein, with protein sequence MFGRRKKKGAAEDAAGEAEQVVDSVDTEADDVERERVRLEPEPRPDGPWDDTEVRDPAEGRVDLGGLFVPGVDGMELRVEVAGDAIVAATVVLRDSAIQLQAFAAPKREGIWGEVREEIGSGITQQGGIIDEVEGPLGWELRAQVPVQLPDGTGGFQVVRFVGVDGPRWFLRGVISGQGAVQPQAAGLLEQIFRDTVVVRGEGPMAPRDPIVLKLPNDAQMVPEGVQQQDEGSRFSGGMGQLQRGPEITEVR encoded by the coding sequence GTGTTCGGACGTCGCAAGAAGAAGGGTGCCGCCGAGGACGCGGCCGGCGAGGCCGAGCAGGTCGTCGACAGTGTCGACACTGAGGCGGACGACGTAGAGCGCGAGCGCGTACGGCTGGAGCCGGAGCCGCGCCCCGACGGGCCCTGGGACGACACCGAGGTCCGCGACCCCGCCGAGGGCCGGGTGGACCTGGGCGGTCTGTTCGTGCCGGGTGTCGACGGCATGGAGCTGCGGGTCGAGGTCGCGGGCGACGCGATCGTCGCGGCGACCGTCGTGCTGCGCGACAGCGCCATCCAGCTGCAGGCCTTCGCCGCTCCCAAGCGCGAGGGCATCTGGGGCGAGGTGCGCGAGGAGATCGGCTCCGGGATCACCCAGCAGGGCGGCATCATCGACGAGGTCGAGGGTCCGCTGGGCTGGGAGCTGCGTGCCCAGGTGCCGGTGCAGCTGCCGGACGGCACGGGCGGCTTCCAGGTCGTGCGGTTCGTGGGTGTGGACGGCCCGCGTTGGTTCCTGCGCGGTGTGATCTCGGGTCAGGGCGCGGTGCAGCCGCAGGCGGCCGGTCTCCTGGAGCAGATCTTCCGGGACACGGTCGTGGTCCGCGGCGAGGGCCCGATGGCGCCTCGCGACCCGATCGTCCTCAAGCTGCCGAACGACGCCCAGATGGTCCCCGAGGGCGTCCAGCAGCAGGACGAGGGCTCCCGCTTCTCCGGCGGCATGGGCCAGCTCCAGCGTGGACCGGAGATCACCGAGGTCCGCTAG